AAAGAAATTACGACCAGATGATGAGTCATCACCTGAATGTCGGAATTTCTGGTTAAATCGGACTCCCCAATTCAAGAGTCGAGTTCCTGTATGATACCTTATCCAATGATCCTGCGCATATCGATCACCTATTCAACCACGCATACGAGCTAGGCTTCCATTATGGGAAATCAAAATTTCATCACTCTTCTTCTTAAGCTAAAACCTCAACAGTAAACCCTCCAGGGGCTTTTACATAAAATGTCCAGCCATGTGAACGTACCGGAGGAGCAACGTTGTAGCCATCTTCTTTCAGACGTTGATTCATCTCGTTGACTTTCTCTTCGCTCTCCTGGATGAAGCCGATATGAAATGTCTTGGGATATTGAACTTCGGCTCCCTTCATCAAGGTAAACACCAGGCCGTTATCGTCTAATAGGACCCCAAACTTATCGCCACGGGCATCTTCCGACGTATCTACCTTTTTCAAGCCAAAATATTTCTCCAAGAAAGCAGAAGCAGCTGGAACATCCGTAACGGTAAGATTGACGTGATTCAATTTCATAATAACCACACATCCTTCGCACGAGATTAATTCAAGCGTAGCACATTCATGCAAATGCTAATCTTGACAGGCTCCGAGACTGATCATTGTCATGAATATCCGTCATAGATCTTTAAGGTTTCATGATCATTCTATTTGCTTACAGCTCCTTTTGATTGGTTTACGATATGAATGGCATGACCTAACACCGCTTCGGCAGCCTCCAGCCATACCTCGCTTAAAGTGGGATGCGGATGCATGGTTAACGCCACATCTTCTACACGTGCAGCAAGCTCAAGTGCCAACACACCCTCCCCAATCAAGTTTGATGCATCCGCACCTACAACGTGCATTCCCAACAGTAAATGACTTTCTTGATCCACGATCACTTCTGCAAAACCTTCTCCTTCATCTATGGCAAGTGCTCTACCATTCGCCCGATAAGGGAACGCCGCTACCTTGACTTTGTACCCTTGAAGCTCTGCCTCTTCGCGTGTCATCCCCACACCCGCTATTTGCGGCTCGGTAAATATCACATAAGGCACAAACGGAGAGTCTACGCTACTGGGCAACCCTGCGATCACCTCGGCAGCCACAATCCCTTGCTTCGTCGCACGATGGGCTAACGCAGGACCTGGTGTTACATCGCCGATAGCATAAATATGCGCCTTGTTCGTTCTACCAGTCGATGTCACGGGAATATAGCCGCGCTCGTCCATTTCCACTCCCGCCTGCGCAAGACCAAGTTCACCTGTGTTAGGCACTCGCCCTATAGTGACGAGCGTTTTATGTGCGGTGATAATTTCGGAACCGTTCTTTTCCGAAGTGCATGCGAGCGAGACTCTTCCATCCGCTAGCTCTGTCTTCTCTACTTTTGTCGCGACCTTTACCGTCATCCCGAGCTGTTTTGCCTGCTTGAGTACTTCTTGAGAGAGATGGGCAGCTGTTTGTAGCAAAATGCGCTCGGCTGCCTCAATGACGGTCACCTGCGATCCAAGCTTGGCGAACGCCATCCCGAGCTCCATTCCAATATAGCCACCGCCGATAATGGCCAGTGTTTCCGGTACTTGATCCAATGCAAGCATATCCGTAGAATCCAGCATATATTCTCCATCTGTTTTCAAAAACGATGGAATGAATGGACGTGATCCTGTCGCAATAATCGCTTGTTTGAATTTGTACGTTTCAAAATCGCCACCCGTCTCTACGCCAATCCGATCACTCGAGAGAAATGTCGCTGTCCCCTTCACGACTGTAACCCCATTCGCTTGACAGAGATAATCGACCCCTTTGTTCAGTTGAGCAACGACAGAGGACTTCCACGTCTGCCAGCTCGGCATATGGAAGGTCGCTTTTTCTATCGGCAGTTGGATTCCCAGCTTATTCAGACTACGCAGCTTGTGGTATTCTCCTGCTGTATGAATCAATGCTTTTGAAGGAATGCATCCGCGATTCAAGCAGACCCCACCAAGAACTTCCTTTTCAATCAGAACGACCGATTTCCCCAGCTGTCCGAGACGAATAGCGGCTGCATAACCTCCTGGCCCACCTCCGATGACAACCACATCTGTTTCGACTGCTACTTCGCCGACTACCATCTATACCATCTCCGCAAACAATAGATTCGGATCTTCCAGCAGCTCCTTGATCCGGTTGGTAAAACGTACTGCCGTCACGCCATCGATTAGGCGATGATCAAACGAAAGTGACAGGTTCATCATCCAGCGAATGACCCCTTCATCCTCACGCACAACCCAGCGCTTCTCCATTTTGTGCAAGCTGATAATGGCTACTTCCGGGTGATTAATGATGGGAGTTGCTTGCAGTCCCCCGATTGGACCTACATTGCTGATCGTGAAGGTGCCGCCTGTTATGTGCTCCATGGTCAATTTGCCTTCGCGAGCCAAGCGTGCCAATTGCTCGATTTCTTCTGCGAGTTGAAAAATCGATTTGTGGTCTGCATCCTTGATGACTGGTACGATCAAGCCCTCAGACGTATCTGTAGCAATGCCGATATGGTAAAAGCGCTTTAGTAAAATTTCATTGGTGCTATCATCAATCGATGCATTCAGCATCGGGAATTCCTTCAGTGCAATGACCAGCGCTTTGATAAAAAACGGCAGGAAGGTCAGCTTGATATTTCGCTTATCCGCATGTGGCTTTACCTTTTCGCGCAAAGCACGCAACTGATCCATCTCCAGCTCATCGACAGAAGTAACATGCGGAATGATGGTCACTGATTTCACCATATGCTCAGCAATCTTTTTCCGGATGCCTTTTAACGGTAGCCGTTCGATTTCCCCTTGCGACGAAGTGGCTACACGAGGAGCGATCCCTGTTTTCGGCTGAACAACCGCTTCAGTCTCAACCGCTACTGCACTTGCCTCCAACGGGTGCTCATTACCAATAGCCGACGTCGGAAACTTAGCTGGTGCTGATTTTTGCAATCGATTGGCGAATTGGCGCAAATCTTCTTCCGTCACACGTCCCGCTGCTCCTGTCCCCGTGATCAACTCGATGTCCAGCTTCATTTCCCGCGCTAACTGTCGAACGTATGGCGTGGCCAATGAGCGTCGGTGATCAGCACGAGCTGGTGCAAAATGGACTGTCTTATCCGGGCTTACGACCTTTTCTGGAAGCTTTGTCTCTTCCTTCTTTGCTTCCGTTCCTGCATCGATCACCAGAAGGGTAGTTCCGACTTCTACTGTTTCCCCTTCCGCTATGAAAATTTCACGAATGATGCCAGTCACTGGCGCAGACAACTCGGCATTCACCTTGTCTGTCTGCACCTCCAGTAACGGCTGATCCTGTTGAACGGATTCGCCCGTGTGAACCAATACTTTTACGATTTCTCCTTCATGCATACCTTCTCCCACATCAGGAAGCTTGAACTCAACCATATGACTCGCTCCTTCTCTTAAAACGTAGCCGTTTCCATAATTCCGTCCTTCACACGTTCAGCCGTTGGCAAGTAATCATCCTCGATGCTAAATTGCGGGACGGGTACGTCAAATCCGGTAATCCGTTTCACGGGAGCCTTCATGTAGATCAACGCTTCATCATTGATTATGGAGATGATCTCTGCACCCAGCCCAGCAGTCTTATGCGCTTCGTGTACCACAACTGCGCGTCCCGTCTTTTTGACTGAGGCGATGATCGTATCCCGATCCAATGGATAGAGCGTGCGCAGATCAATGACTTCACAGCTCAAGCCGTTTTCGCGCTCGATCTGTTTCGCCGCATCCTCTGCGACACGAAGCATCGCTCCCCAAGCAAAAATAGATACATCCGAGCCTTCCTGGACGACCTTCGCTTTTCCGATGGGCACGCGGTACATTTCTTCCGGAACCTCTTGTTTAAATGCGCGATAGAGCTTGGTCGGCTCCAAAAAAATAACGGGATCAGGATCTTCCATTGCTGCAATCAGCAAGCCTTTTGCATCATAAGGTGTGCTTGGTGCCACAACCTTTAAGCCAGGGACATGAGCAAAAAACGTTTCGACACTCTCTGAATGAAGCTCAGGACCGCGAATCCCAGCCCCGTACGGCGTACGTATAACCATCGGTACATGGTACTGTCCGCGAGTCCGATAGCGCATGCGAGCAGCATGAGAGACAATTTGTTCAAATCCTGGATAAATAAAGGCAAGGAATTGAATCTCGACCACAGGAATTTTCCCGTTCATAGCAAGACCGATTGCCGCCCCGATGATTCCTGCCTCCGCTAGCGGCGTGTCTACTATTCGATCTGGACCGTATTTGTGAACCAATTCTTCGGTCGCTCGGAACACGCCACCATTTACGCCAATATCCTCGCCGAGCAGCATGATGCGTGAATCATCTGCCAATTTTTGATCCATGGCTTCCGTGATTGCTTGAATCATCGTCAGTTTGCGTTTCATGCCGGGATTCCCTCCTGCTTCGATGGCTTGACGAGCTCGCTCTCCTGTTCCGTTGCCATCCACGTCGGTTCAGCGTAGACGTGCTTGAACATGTCTTCCGGTTTGGACTTCGGATAGCTTTCTGCTTCGACAAGAGCTGCGTCGATCTGTTCACTCACTCGTTCAATCAGCTCTACTTCTCTCGTTTCATTCCACAACCCTTGATTCTCCAGATACACACGCAGCCGTTGGAGCGCGTCCCTTTCTTTACGCCATTCCTCGGACAAGCTCTCTTGATCCCGGTATTTCTTCGGATCATCTGCGGTTGTGTGTGCACCATAGCGGAATGTCACCGCTTCGATCAACGTCGGTCCCTTGCCTTCTAACGCACGTTGCATGGCTTCTTTCATCGTCAACCAAACAGCGAAGATATCATTGCCGTCTATCCGAACCCCAGGGATATCATAAGCGGCCGAACGCTGTGCAATCGTTTTCGAGGCAGACTGCTGTGAAAACGGAACGCTGATCGCGAAGCCGTTGTTTTGGCAGAAGAAAATGGTCGGCGTCTGAAATACGCCTGCAAAATTCAATGCCTCATGAAAATCTCCCTCTGAGCTTGCTCCGTCACCAAAGTAGGCAATGCTAACATGCTGTTCGTTTTGCAGCTTGCTCGCCCAAGCCGTGCCTACCGCATGAACCATTTGAGTCGCAATCGGTACACATGGCGGCATGATATTCAAATGTTTCGGGCTTATACTCCCTTCCATGTGTCCCATCCAATAGAGGAACACCCTTGCCATGGATTGACCATGGACAATCGCTGCCGCATGGTCTCGGTAGGTTGGGAAAAGCCAATCTCCTGGTGTTAATGCCATCGCGCTGCCTACTTGCGAAGCTTCCTGCCCTTCAAAGGGAGCATACGTACCCATTCTTCCTTGTCGTTGCAGGTTAATCGACTTGCGGTCAAACTGGCGAACCAGGACCATATTTTCATACATCTTGATCATTGTCGCCTCGTCCAATTGCCCTTTGAGATCGCCTACCAGCTCACCCGCTGGACTCAATACCTGATATAATGAAGACATGGAAACATCCCTCTCTTTTTCGTTGAAAAACACCACGGTGTCTTTCGTTATTGTGATTCTGCTCGTCATGCTTCTGCTTTCGTCCCTATAGAAGAGCAAGTAGCATGCCAAACAATTGAAAGCGATTTCACAACAAAGCCATTCGAAAATGATCATTTTTGCATATGCACTTTTGCGCACGGATGATTAATTCTGATTATTCCGTTTACAAGCCTACTGAGGAGGACTTCGATGTATCAAACCAAGTATTTCCAGGCCAGTGACAATCATGAACTCGCAAAATTGCTGACGACTATCTTCAGTACGTCCCATGATGGATTGGCGATCTGTGACCGTAACGGCTACGTCCTGCTCTACAATGAGGCGTACTTGAACATCACGGGAGTTCCCGCCGACATTTTGAATAATTTCAGCTTTATGGAGCAAAAAGAAATGCATCTTGTTCCAGACTCCTCTGCTGTACGTACGATTTTGACAAAACAAACACATAGTGTCGTGATCGATTATGCAAACGGTCGGCAAGCAATTAACACGGCTACCCCGCTGCTCGATCCAAACAAGGAATTATTGTTTGTCGTGGGAAATGTGCGTGACGTCACGGAGCTGAATCAGCTTCAGAAGGAGCTGGAGGAAACACGTCAAATCAGTTCGGCGTATCAAAGGGCGCTAGAGCATATCCAAACCGATGGTGACTTTGACGAGCAGATCATTTATCGCAGTGGGCTCATGCATCGAATCGCTTCACTCGCCAAACGCTTTGCAACCAACGACTCTCCCATCCTTCTCCTAGGCGAATCTGGTGTCGGTAAAGATGTCATGGCGAACTACATTCACGCCCAAAGCGGACGAACTGGAGACTTCATCAAGATTAACTGTGGGGCCATTCCCGAGCATTTGCTCGAATCCGAATTGTTTGGCTATGAGAAAGGCGCATTTACGGGGGCAAGTCAATCGAAGGAAGGCTTGTTTGAGCTGGCAGATCGAGGAACCATTTTTCTCGATGAGATTGGAGACCTCCCTTTTCCTTTACAGGTGAAACTCTTGAATGTGTTGCAGGATGGACGGATTCGCAGACTGGGGGGGAAAACATCGCGTCAGGTTAACATGCGAATCATCGCTGCCACCAATAGCGATTTAGAAACGATGGTCGAACAAAAGCGTTTTCGGCAAGATTTGTTCTACCGGCTAAACGTACTGTCCCTCACCATTCCACCCTTGCGTGAGCGCCGTGAGGATATTCCGGCTCTCATTTTCTACTATTTGAAAAAGCTCGAATGGAAGTACCAGCAAGAAATGCGCATCGAAACAGATGCGTTAGAGGCGCTGATGGATTATGATTGGCCAGGGAATACACGCGAGCTAAAAAATGTGGTAGAACGTTCATTCCACATGTGTGAAAATGGGCGGATTACCTTTGATCAGTTACCGGCGTCGATTCGCAATACGCAACAGACAGCCCTGCCGCTCCATCTCGCCAAAATGGATGAGCTGTTGCCGTTAAAAGAAGCGGTCGAACGGTTTGAACGTGCGTATATCCAACGACTCTTGAAAGAGACAGACACCATGCAGCAGTGTGCGGATAAGCTGCAAGTGAACATATCCACGCTTGTGCGAAAAAAACGCAGCCTCAGAATTAAATAGCGCAAAAGGAAAAGCCCGATACACGTTGGTTCGGGCTTTCTCGTTATTTCAGAGTATGATCTCGCAAAACATTTGGGCGCTATTTCACAAGCCCTTCTCTTAGGGTGTTGATCCCATGTTCCAGATACCCTTTCAAACAGCTTAAGACGTACACCCAGCCTTCTTTGTTGTCGACTATTTTTTGAAGGAGTGCAGGATCATTTTCTTGAAAGCCCTCTTCGTTCACTTCAATGATCGTCGTGGCTTCATCCAGCGCTTTTAACGTAATCGTTACGGTATTTTCTTCTCCGGCCCATTGGAAAACGATTCGTTTATTGACTTGAATTTCGTGAACCGTAATTCCTACTTCTGCGTTGTAAATATCGTAAAATAACGTAATGTTCTTCCCTTCCTCCCACCTTACTGAGCTGGAAGAGAACCAGAAGTTGCCGATTTTCTCAGGGTCTACGAATGCTTCGAACACGTCTTGTGCAGGTCTGTTAATCTGAAATTTTGTAAGATTATTCATGCGTCCGCCAACTCTCTTTCAGAATGCTGACTCCACCGTATCACAATCACATTTGCGGGACAAATGATCGAATGACTCCCTATTATTCTTTTACTGCGCCAGAAGTAAGGCCTGAGACAATCCGCTTCTGAAAAATCAACACCATCACCACGAGCGGGATCGTCACAATAATGGAGGCAGCAGATATTTCTCCCCACGGGATCGTAAACATTCCTTGAAACATGACGATTCCCACAGGCACAGTCTTCATCGTTTCTTGCGTATTCAACGTCAAGGCGAACAAAAATTCATTCCACGCTGCAATAAAAACGAGGATGGCGGTCGTAAAAACCCCAGGCATGGCGAGTGGGAAAAATACTTTGGTCATCGTCTGCCAAATACTCGCACCGTCTACTTTAGCTGCCTCGCCCAAGTCACTCGGTATTTTGCGGAAAAAGATGGTCAAATTCCAGATTGCGAGCGGCAGCGCGAAGGTTGTATAAGGAATGATCAGGCCAATGTAGCTGTTCGTTAAGCCCATCGATTGCATGAACATAAAAATAGGAGAAATGGTCGCGATCTGCGGAAACATGGACACAGCCAGTACAACACCCAAAATAATCGTTTTTCCCCGAAAAGATAGCCAGGCAATTGCATAGGCAGCAAAGGAAGCGATCGTTATGGAGTAGAGCGTGGTTAACGTCGCCACGACAGTTGAATTCCACAGGTAACGGGCAAACGGTCTTTCCGTGAAGACGCGGACAAAGTTGTCAAACGAAGGATTTTCGATGATAAAATGAAAGGCTCGCTCTCCAAACAGCTCCGCTGGTGGCTTCCATGCTGCAAGTAGAATCCACAAAAACGGGAACATCACAAGAAAAACGAATAGCAGTAGACCCACGTAGAACAAGGGACCCGTATGTTTACGCATCCAATCACCTCCTTATTTGCCACTGCCATCACTCAGCAGATCAGCTCCCAATATTTTCACATAGCCGATGGAGATCAACGCCACACACAAAAAGACAATGACGGCAAGCGCCGAGCCTTCCCCAAAGCTCATTTGAGCAAACATCGTTTTGTAAGCATAAATGGAAATGGTCTCGGTCGAGTTCCCGGGTGCCCCACCTGTCAGCGTGTAAATCAGGTCAAAAACACGAAACGCATCAAGTGTGCGGAACAATAGCGCCACAAGAATAGTTGATTTCAGCATCGGAAGTGTAATTCGAAAAAATTGATGGGTGCGGGTGGCACCGTCGACAGAAGCTGCTTCATACAAGCTTTGCGGGATCGTTTGCAGCCCTGCGAATATGAGCAAGGCCATGAACGGCGTCGTCTTCCACACATCCGCCAAAATGACGGAAAGCATGGCTCCAGCCTTCGTCGTCAGAAGCATCCCCATATCTGAGATCATCCCTGCCTGCTCAAAAAGATAGGCGACGATGCCATTTTGACCGTCGTACAAAAACTTCCACATCATCGCGGAGATAACAGTCGGAATCGCCCACGGTATTAACACAGTTGCTCGAACAAGACTCCTTCCACGAAAAGGTCGATTGATCAACAATGCAATCAATATGCCGAGCACCAGTTCAATGGCAACGGAGATAACGGTAAAAAATGCCGTATTGTACAGAGCTCCCCACATCCGGACGTCCGTTAAAAACTTCTTGTAGTAGGCAAGGCCAACAAAGTTGGGCTCGATAATTGAAGCTTCCATGCCTTGGATCACGCCAAGAGCACCCTCTGGCTTTGCAAGCAGCTTTTTTTCACTCATTTGCAAAAGAACCGCTCTGACTTCTCCTAAGCTGGCTTTGATTGCGTCTGTTTGTTCGTTCGAGAGGCTCACATATTTGAGTTCCGTGGGGACTGGTTTAAAGTCCAGCAATAGCTGGTCGATCATTTGGTATCGGCTCGCAATCTCGCCTGTTTGGTTGAGGGAAGTGTTCAATTGCTCGATTTGCGCTTGAAGCACGTTCAGTTTTTCCTTTGATGACCCTTCTGCGGAGTCTGCCTCCCTCTTCACGTACCGGAGCAGATTCGGTAACGTGCTGACGTAGCGCTCCATATCTAGTCCGTACGAAGAGTGAATCTCTGATTTCGTCGGGTCGTTCAACCGGATGTCGTGTAGACTGATCCAAAAGGATCGCATGACAGGCCAAATCGCGATAACAAGTATGATGAGCAGTGCAGGAAAAATTAGCAAATACCCCATCTGTTTTTCTGAGAGAGACATTTTCGTTGATCGATTCATCCGTTCACCACCTTCCTTCTCGCTAGAAGCTTGCTAGTGCTTGCCAGAAATCGTTGGGCAACTTCCAAGGAAGCCGGTTAGACTCCCTTGGAAGCCCCACATGTCGTTGCCTATTTTTTCATTAAGTCGTTCATCTGTGTTTCCATGTTTTGCACCGCTTGCTCGGCTGTTTGCTGCCCTACGAGCGCTTTGGACACCTCGATCTGGATCACTTCCGAAATTTTCGGATAAATCGGAGTCGTTGGACGAGAGACAGCAGCGCTTACGCCATCGACGAAATCTTTGTTGGCGAACAACGGACTGGCTTTTTGAACATCGGCTTCATCGTAGGCTGGCAGGTAGGTTGGTGCGAGCCCACCTTCTACTGCGGAAATCTTTTGACCCTCTGGACCTGTCATGAATTTGAGGAATTCCCATGCTTCTTTCGGATGCTTCGAGAACTTGTTGATTCCCCCCATCCAACCGCCGAGTGCTGCTGCGGAGCCTGCATCGCCTGCTGGCAGTGGAGCGATCCCGACTTGATCAACGATTTTGGACTGGCCCTGATCCTGCGCCAACGCGAACTGATACGGCCAGTTGCGAATAAATGGTGCCTGCCCCTCGAGGAATGCGGTGTGTGATTCCGGCTCCATGAATGTGGTGATATTGGTTGGGACGAAATTGGACTTGACGACTTCGATCATTTTTTTCAACCCTTTGATCGTAGCTGGGTTGTTGACCGCTACTTTGCCTTGTTCATCTAAAATTTTTCCACCGTACGATGCACTGAACTCCACAAAGTTGCAAACCAATCCTTCATATTGCTTGGCTTGCATCAAGTAGCCGAACTTCGTGCCGCCCTTGCCCTTCGTGGCTTTTGCTTGGGTAATCAGTTCATCCCACGTCTTTGGTGCTTCGGATACAAGATCTTTGCGGTAAAACAAGAGTCCCGCGTCGATAAACTTGGGCATGGTCCATTGCTGGCCACCAAAATTCCCGGCATCCATGGCCCCTTTGATATATTTTCCGGTCTCGATTCCATCTTGCTCCATTAGGCGGTCAAGCGGCAGAAGATAACCCGCTTGTGCGAATTCAGCCGGCCAGATGACGTCCAGGTCAAACACGTCGATTTCAGATGATTGTGCACTGAACATGGTGACGTATTGATCATGACTCTGCCCGGAATCGGCAGGCATCTCGCGGATTTCTACTTCGATATTTGGATGGGCTTTTTGGAAAACTTCTACGAGCTTTTTGGTGGAATCCGTCGCGTCTTTTCCGCGAGCGTAGACAAGCTTGATTTTTTCGGCTGTGGGCTGTACTGGATCTGTTTTGGGTGCGGATGGTGTTGAAGGCTGTGATGGGGTTGTATCTGTAGAAGCTTGCTGAGGTGTGGAAGAACATGCTGCCAACGAGAAGGCCATTAATAAGGTAAGTCCAACGGATGTAAGTCTTTTTGCAACTTTCATCTAAGTAACCCCCTATGCTCATGTTAAAAACGGACTGCTTCCCCTTTTTGTGCGGATGCGTAGATAGCTTCGATCAATCTGTTGATGTACAAGGCTTGTTCCGGTGTGCAGAGAACCTCTGCCTTCCCTTCGATGGCGTCGATGAAATTGCTGAATAAGAGTACGCGTTCTTTTTGAGGCTTTGGTGTTATTTCTGTCGCGGCAGTTACGCCGTTCCACTCGTGGTAAAGCGTAAACTGGTTATCCAATAAACGAAGGGATGCCCCACCCTCTTGTCCATATAGTTGAAGGAAAACGTTTTCCTCCGCGATGTGAGAAGCCCAGCTTGCGTCGAGCGTAAGCGACAATCCGTTCTCAAAGGTGATCATTGCCACTGCCATATCTTCCACATCAAACTTCCCGTTATCATCGATCCTGCCCCACTCTGACAAGCCGCGTTTGTGAGGTCCGAATTGCGCGTACGTTTGCCCGAGGACGGATACAGGCTTTGGATGGTCCAAAAGCCACAAGGTCAAATCGAGCATATGTACCCCGATATCAATCAACGGACCGCCGCCTGCTGATTCTTTTTGCGTAAACCAGCTCCCCCATCCGGGAATTCCATTTCGTCTGACCCAACCGGTTTTGGCGTGATAAATGTTCCCCAGCATTCCTTCCTTCAGCCATGTTTTGACTTGCAGGGAATCGCTTCGGAATCGGTTGTTTTGTGCGACCATGAGGATTTTGTCTGCTTTCTTCGCGGCTTCGATCATTTCTTTTGCTTCCTGGGCATTCATCGCCATCGGCTTTTCGCACAGCAAGTGTTTGCCTGCTGCAATCGCACTTTTGGTTGCTTCTGCATGCAAGTAGTTCGGAACACAAACAATGATCGCGTCTGTATCAGACTCTTGTAGCATCATCTCGTATTCGGTGAAAACTTGCGGAATGTCATGTCGTTTCGCACGATAGGAAGCCATTTCTGCGGAAATATCTGCAATGGCAACTACCTCTGCTCGCGGCTCTTCCTTGATCGCCTCCAAGTGTGCTTCTGTAATCCCCCCTGCACCGATGATTCCGATTTTCCATTTGCGTCGATTCGTCATTTCTTTCCCTCCTACACCCACCATAGATTCTGGACTGGTTCTCGCAAGATGACTTGCTGCAGGTTTTGAACAGCGCGCAAAAAGCCTTCCTCCATCGACATGATGGCATCCTCGTGCTCGATGCTCACGACATAATCGTATCCATTCATGCGCAGTGCACTCATCATATCCGCCCACGTCTGCTGTGAATGCCCATAGCCTACGGTTCGGAAATACCAAGCACGTTCATGTAGATTTGCATAGGAATTCATATCCGTCAGCCCGTACATGTTCACTTTTTCCTGGTCAATGTACGTGTCTTTGGCATGGAAATGATAAATGGCTTTTTCTTTGCCCAAGATTTTGATCGCAGCTACTGGATCAATTCCTTGCCACCACATGTGACTTGGATCGAAGTTTGCCCCTATCCCCTCGCCTACCTGTTCCCGTAGCTTTAGCAGTGTCCCTGGCGTGTGGACGAGAAAGCCGCCATGCAGCTCCAACGCAATTTTGACATGATGCTCAGTCGCATATGCGGTCCATTCGCGCCAGTACGGGATGAGCTTCTCGTTCCATTGCCAATGGAGCACGTCGCGATACTCATTGGGCCAAGGAGCAACGGGCCAGCTCGGGTACTTCGCGCCTTCGTGGTCGCCTGCCGTGCCAGAAAAGCAATTGACCACAGGCACCTCCAGCAGCTCGGCTAGCTGCACCGTTTTCACAAACGTATCATGAGATTGCTGCGCAAAGCTTTTATCTGGTGTCAACGGGTTGCCGTGACAACTGAGCGCGCTGATTATTAGTCCCCGATCCTCTACTGCCTTTTTGTACGCTCGTCTTTTTTCCGGACTTTCCAACAGTTCATCTAGATTGCAGTGTGCATTGCCCGGATAGCAGCCTGTGCCGATTTCCACCGCCTCTAAACCTGCTGCCTTCACATGATCCAGCATTTCTTCGAACGACTTCTCGCTAAAAAGAACGGTAAATACGCCAAGCTTCATATCTCTTCTCCCCTTTTGAATGCGTAAGCTCGTTTGCTTCTATGTGGTAAGACTTGTTGCCTCACTCCAGTAAAGCGCTTACAGTATGGCGAATCACAAGATGGTGTGGGACGGTGCTCATTCTCTCTACAGGTTCATTGCGGATTTGTCTGAGTAGTTGCTCTGCTGCGGCTTTTCCGTACATGAACGGGTCATTGTGCACGGTGGTGAGCATGGGGCGGGAAAGTGAGGCGAGCTCCAAATTGTCGAAGCCTATGACGGAGATGTCTTCTGGTACACGAATCCCATGGTCGTACAAGTAATTGAGGACACCAACCGCCATCAGGTCTGT
The window above is part of the Brevibacillus antibioticus genome. Proteins encoded here:
- a CDS encoding sigma-54 interaction domain-containing protein → MYQTKYFQASDNHELAKLLTTIFSTSHDGLAICDRNGYVLLYNEAYLNITGVPADILNNFSFMEQKEMHLVPDSSAVRTILTKQTHSVVIDYANGRQAINTATPLLDPNKELLFVVGNVRDVTELNQLQKELEETRQISSAYQRALEHIQTDGDFDEQIIYRSGLMHRIASLAKRFATNDSPILLLGESGVGKDVMANYIHAQSGRTGDFIKINCGAIPEHLLESELFGYEKGAFTGASQSKEGLFELADRGTIFLDEIGDLPFPLQVKLLNVLQDGRIRRLGGKTSRQVNMRIIAATNSDLETMVEQKRFRQDLFYRLNVLSLTIPPLRERREDIPALIFYYLKKLEWKYQQEMRIETDALEALMDYDWPGNTRELKNVVERSFHMCENGRITFDQLPASIRNTQQTALPLHLAKMDELLPLKEAVERFERAYIQRLLKETDTMQQCADKLQVNISTLVRKKRSLRIK
- a CDS encoding ABC transporter substrate-binding protein; the encoded protein is MKVAKRLTSVGLTLLMAFSLAACSSTPQQASTDTTPSQPSTPSAPKTDPVQPTAEKIKLVYARGKDATDSTKKLVEVFQKAHPNIEVEIREMPADSGQSHDQYVTMFSAQSSEIDVFDLDVIWPAEFAQAGYLLPLDRLMEQDGIETGKYIKGAMDAGNFGGQQWTMPKFIDAGLLFYRKDLVSEAPKTWDELITQAKATKGKGGTKFGYLMQAKQYEGLVCNFVEFSASYGGKILDEQGKVAVNNPATIKGLKKMIEVVKSNFVPTNITTFMEPESHTAFLEGQAPFIRNWPYQFALAQDQGQSKIVDQVGIAPLPAGDAGSAAALGGWMGGINKFSKHPKEAWEFLKFMTGPEGQKISAVEGGLAPTYLPAYDEADVQKASPLFANKDFVDGVSAAVSRPTTPIYPKISEVIQIEVSKALVGQQTAEQAVQNMETQMNDLMKK
- a CDS encoding carbohydrate ABC transporter permease, giving the protein MRKHTGPLFYVGLLLFVFLVMFPFLWILLAAWKPPAELFGERAFHFIIENPSFDNFVRVFTERPFARYLWNSTVVATLTTLYSITIASFAAYAIAWLSFRGKTIILGVVLAVSMFPQIATISPIFMFMQSMGLTNSYIGLIIPYTTFALPLAIWNLTIFFRKIPSDLGEAAKVDGASIWQTMTKVFFPLAMPGVFTTAILVFIAAWNEFLFALTLNTQETMKTVPVGIVMFQGMFTIPWGEISAASIIVTIPLVVMVLIFQKRIVSGLTSGAVKE
- a CDS encoding SRPBCC family protein, which codes for MNNLTKFQINRPAQDVFEAFVDPEKIGNFWFSSSSVRWEEGKNITLFYDIYNAEVGITVHEIQVNKRIVFQWAGEENTVTITLKALDEATTIIEVNEEGFQENDPALLQKIVDNKEGWVYVLSCLKGYLEHGINTLREGLVK
- a CDS encoding carbohydrate ABC transporter permease, with the protein product MNRSTKMSLSEKQMGYLLIFPALLIILVIAIWPVMRSFWISLHDIRLNDPTKSEIHSSYGLDMERYVSTLPNLLRYVKREADSAEGSSKEKLNVLQAQIEQLNTSLNQTGEIASRYQMIDQLLLDFKPVPTELKYVSLSNEQTDAIKASLGEVRAVLLQMSEKKLLAKPEGALGVIQGMEASIIEPNFVGLAYYKKFLTDVRMWGALYNTAFFTVISVAIELVLGILIALLINRPFRGRSLVRATVLIPWAIPTVISAMMWKFLYDGQNGIVAYLFEQAGMISDMGMLLTTKAGAMLSVILADVWKTTPFMALLIFAGLQTIPQSLYEAASVDGATRTHQFFRITLPMLKSTILVALLFRTLDAFRVFDLIYTLTGGAPGNSTETISIYAYKTMFAQMSFGEGSALAVIVFLCVALISIGYVKILGADLLSDGSGK